A window of the Pseudodesulfovibrio sp. JC047 genome harbors these coding sequences:
- a CDS encoding chemotaxis protein: MATESTDILLEAGTNELEIVEFYLEEEPKGDEQIELNQEDLAQDKGRKPSRKAYYGVNVAKVLEIIRKPDVTEMPQTSHKSVLGAFNLRSRIIPLLDLSIWLNKKRVENEPPKIIVTEFNQVTSAFMVSGVTRIHRISWEDVEAPNKYVSALSSDSITGVVKFDDRIVFILDLERIVSELNPNMRLQFDDNVEFDGSAGYKALITDDSPLIREMIRDMLGQAGFRVEKTNNGRECWERLEEYKRLATMDNRPITDYVQIVVSDIEMPMMDGHHLTKRIKEDPVLHELPVILFSSLITEKLRHRGESVGADEQISKPEITYLAQKAALLIEERKKMKR; the protein is encoded by the coding sequence ATGGCCACAGAGTCAACTGACATCCTTCTGGAAGCCGGAACCAACGAACTCGAAATCGTCGAATTCTACCTTGAAGAAGAACCCAAGGGAGATGAACAGATCGAATTGAACCAGGAAGATCTTGCTCAGGACAAAGGTCGCAAACCCAGTCGCAAGGCCTATTATGGCGTCAATGTTGCCAAGGTTCTCGAAATTATTCGAAAGCCGGACGTCACCGAAATGCCGCAAACGTCACACAAATCAGTACTCGGCGCGTTCAACCTCCGTTCGCGGATCATTCCTCTTCTTGATCTCTCCATCTGGCTGAACAAAAAACGGGTGGAAAACGAACCTCCCAAAATCATTGTCACGGAATTCAACCAGGTCACATCCGCTTTCATGGTCTCCGGTGTCACCCGAATTCATCGCATTTCCTGGGAAGACGTCGAAGCACCCAACAAATACGTTTCCGCCCTGTCGTCCGACTCCATCACCGGTGTCGTCAAATTCGATGACCGGATCGTTTTCATTCTCGACCTTGAGCGCATCGTCTCGGAACTCAACCCGAACATGCGGCTGCAATTCGACGACAATGTCGAATTCGACGGCTCAGCCGGCTACAAGGCCCTTATCACTGACGACTCGCCCCTTATCCGTGAAATGATTCGAGACATGCTCGGCCAAGCTGGATTTCGCGTCGAAAAGACCAACAATGGTCGCGAATGTTGGGAACGCCTCGAAGAATACAAACGCTTGGCCACCATGGACAACCGCCCTATCACCGACTACGTCCAAATCGTCGTGTCAGACATTGAAATGCCCATGATGGACGGCCATCATCTCACCAAGCGCATCAAGGAAGATCCCGTCCTCCACGAACTGCCAGTCATCCTCTTTTCCTCGCTTATTACCGAAAAGCTCCGCCACCGAGGCGAAAGCGTGGGCGCAGACGAACAAATCTCCAAGCCTGAAATTACCTACCTCGCACAAAAGGCCGCCCTTCTCATCGAAGAACGCAAAAAAATGAAACGATAG
- the hypE gene encoding hydrogenase expression/formation protein HypE encodes MSDKVLLDYGSGGRASQRLISQLFLGHLGNDELNRLNDAAELSMSGKLAMSTDSFTVDPIFFPGGNIGSLAVHGTVNDVAMMGAIPKYLTCGYIIEEGLPMDDLEKIVQAMGEAARHAGVAVVTGDTKVVPKGAVDKIFINTTGIGDIIADPVPSGDAARPGDAVLISGTIGDHGLTILGTREGLEFEANVQSDSAALNHLLVKLVQELPEVHVMRDPTRGGLATTLNEITTSSNVCCELQENDIPVRPEVKGGCSILGLDPLYLANEGKFICILPEEYAEKALEIMRADPLGQDACRIGTMTDANPGKVVMVTQLGGKRLLGMLEGEQLPRIC; translated from the coding sequence ATGTCTGACAAAGTACTTCTCGATTACGGCAGCGGAGGACGCGCTTCGCAGCGTCTCATTTCCCAGCTCTTTCTGGGACACCTTGGTAACGATGAATTGAATCGACTCAACGACGCTGCCGAATTGTCCATGTCCGGCAAACTGGCAATGTCTACCGATTCCTTTACCGTTGACCCCATTTTCTTTCCCGGTGGCAACATCGGCTCTCTGGCGGTTCACGGGACGGTGAATGATGTCGCCATGATGGGGGCCATTCCCAAATATTTGACGTGTGGCTACATCATTGAGGAAGGATTGCCCATGGATGATCTCGAAAAGATCGTTCAGGCCATGGGCGAGGCCGCCCGACACGCTGGTGTTGCCGTGGTCACAGGTGACACCAAAGTTGTTCCCAAGGGAGCGGTTGACAAGATCTTCATCAATACCACCGGCATTGGTGACATCATTGCCGATCCGGTTCCCAGTGGTGATGCGGCCCGGCCCGGTGACGCCGTTCTCATCTCCGGCACCATTGGTGACCACGGTTTGACCATTCTCGGCACTCGCGAAGGATTGGAATTCGAGGCGAACGTCCAATCCGATTCCGCAGCCCTGAATCATTTGCTCGTCAAACTTGTGCAGGAATTGCCCGAAGTACACGTCATGCGTGATCCCACTCGCGGCGGTTTGGCCACTACGCTCAATGAAATTACCACCAGTTCCAACGTCTGTTGCGAATTGCAGGAAAACGACATTCCCGTTCGGCCAGAAGTCAAGGGTGGTTGTTCCATCCTCGGACTCGATCCGCTCTATCTCGCCAACGAAGGCAAGTTTATCTGTATTCTGCCCGAGGAATATGCTGAAAAAGCCCTTGAAATCATGCGCGCCGATCCCCTTGGACAGGATGCCTGTCGTATCGGCACCATGACTGACGCTAATCCCGGCAAAGTCGTGATGGTTACCCAGCTCGGTGGCAAACGCTTGCTCGGTATGCTCGAAGGCGAACAGCTCCCTCGTATCTGTTAA